A stretch of the Klebsiella sp. WP3-W18-ESBL-02 genome encodes the following:
- a CDS encoding ParA family plasmid-partitioning AAA ATPase, protein MIIVLGSQKGGVGKSTLAVSIAAYLMSLGNRVIIVDADDQKSVLTWYNNRPEDLPHIPVTGATGNIKAMLKEHEKSYDFVIADCAGRDSAEMRSGLMAADVFISPLRPSQMDLDVVPHTCSVFTAAKDFNEDVRGYLVLNMTPTNMFVNEANQAADVLKDYPEMRLASSRVCDRKAHRDAWAESMTIFETQNDKAQQEIESLVKEVIL, encoded by the coding sequence ATGATAATAGTATTGGGTAGTCAAAAGGGTGGGGTTGGTAAAAGTACACTGGCGGTATCTATAGCTGCGTATCTGATGTCACTGGGCAATAGAGTGATCATTGTCGACGCAGATGACCAGAAATCTGTATTGACCTGGTACAACAATCGTCCTGAAGATCTTCCCCATATTCCGGTTACTGGCGCAACAGGCAACATCAAAGCCATGCTAAAGGAACACGAGAAATCTTATGACTTTGTCATCGCAGACTGTGCTGGCCGCGACAGTGCAGAAATGCGTAGTGGGTTGATGGCCGCTGACGTATTCATTTCTCCGTTGCGGCCTTCTCAGATGGACCTGGATGTAGTGCCTCATACATGCTCTGTTTTTACAGCAGCAAAAGATTTTAATGAGGACGTCCGGGGATATCTCGTTTTAAACATGACGCCCACGAACATGTTTGTCAATGAAGCAAATCAGGCAGCTGACGTACTCAAGGATTATCCTGAAATGCGTCTGGCTAGTTCCCGAGTTTGTGATCGAAAAGCGCATCGAGATGCCTGGGCAGAATCAATGACAATTTTTGAAACGCAAAATGACAAAGCACAACAAGAAATCGAATCGTTAGTTAAAGAGGTTATTCTGTGA